Proteins found in one Acidobacteriota bacterium genomic segment:
- the ilvC gene encoding ketol-acid reductoisomerase, translating to MATMYYDDSADLSLIRGRKVGIIGYGSQGHAHALNLHDSGVTVRVGLAPASASRAAATAAGLTVGTPAEVATWADVVMMLVPDTSQPQVYRESIAPHLAPGKMLMFAHGFNVRFGTIVPGPGIDVTMVAPKTPGHRLREVFVEGGGTPALLAVHQDATGRAKALTLSYARALGATRAGVIETTFAEETETDLFGEQAVLCGGVSALVRAGFETLVEAGYQPEIAYFECLHELKLIVDLMYRGGLNYMRYSVSDTAEHGDYTGGPRIVTDDTRRAMRALLDEVRDGSYARRWVHENEAGRPWFSAERARQQDQLLEQVGATLRAMMPFVKPVTVTPAGTRPQSPSAAGVAGV from the coding sequence ATGGCGACGATGTATTACGACGACTCGGCGGATCTTTCGCTCATCCGCGGGCGCAAGGTGGGGATCATCGGCTACGGATCGCAGGGGCACGCGCACGCGCTGAACCTGCACGACAGCGGCGTGACGGTCCGCGTCGGGCTGGCGCCCGCGAGCGCATCGCGTGCCGCCGCGACCGCGGCGGGCCTCACCGTCGGCACGCCGGCGGAGGTCGCGACGTGGGCGGACGTGGTGATGATGCTCGTCCCGGACACGTCGCAGCCGCAGGTCTATCGGGAGTCGATCGCGCCGCACCTCGCACCTGGAAAGATGTTGATGTTCGCGCACGGGTTCAACGTCCGGTTCGGGACGATCGTGCCGGGGCCGGGCATCGACGTGACGATGGTCGCCCCCAAGACGCCGGGCCACCGCCTGCGCGAGGTCTTCGTGGAAGGGGGAGGCACGCCGGCGCTGCTCGCGGTGCACCAGGACGCGACGGGCCGCGCCAAGGCGCTGACCTTGTCGTACGCCCGCGCGCTCGGCGCGACGCGTGCCGGCGTCATCGAAACGACCTTCGCGGAGGAGACCGAGACGGATCTCTTCGGCGAGCAGGCGGTGCTGTGCGGCGGCGTCAGCGCGCTGGTGCGCGCCGGATTCGAGACGCTGGTCGAGGCCGGCTACCAGCCCGAGATCGCGTACTTCGAGTGCCTGCACGAGCTGAAACTGATCGTGGACCTGATGTACCGCGGCGGCCTCAACTACATGCGGTACTCCGTGAGCGACACGGCGGAGCACGGCGACTATACCGGCGGCCCGCGCATCGTCACGGATGACACGCGCCGCGCGATGCGCGCGCTGCTCGACGAGGTGCGCGACGGCAGCTACGCGCGGCGGTGGGTCCACGAGAACGAGGCGGGCCGGCCGTGGTTCAGCGCCGAGCGGGCGCGCCAGCAGGATCAGCTGCTCGAGCAGGTCGGCGCGACGCTCCGCGCGATGATGCCGTTCGTCAAACCGGTGACCGTCACTCCCGCCGGCACGCGGCCGCAATCGCCATCTGCGGCCGGCGTGGCCGGAGTGTAG
- the ilvB gene encoding biosynthetic-type acetolactate synthase large subunit, translating to MTDSGQRRTGAQILWECVVREGVRDVFGYPGGAILPAYDAMLEFPIRHVRVRHEQGATHMADGYARASGRVGVAVATSGPGATNMVTGIATAMMDSSPIVCITGQVGSRLIGTDAFQETDITGVTLPITKHNYLVTRPEDVAPAVREAFHVARSGRPGPVLVDITKDAQQGSCAFDYDAAAPARARRPVPRPCADEIAAALALINAAERPVILAGNGVIQSGTSSALRALAERAQVPVAATLLGLGGFPASHPLSLGMMGMHGEAWVNTAIQESDLLIALGMRFDDRVTGNIRTYATGARKIHVEIDPAEVNKNVKVDLALVGDLRDVLDDLLPGIAPPPPGRRAWLARIRDLKGDSAVLDIQNLPDNGHLYAAHVIHDLWRATGGRALVVTDVGQHQMWEAQYYHHDSPRSLITSGGLGTMGFALPAAIGAKLARPDAEVWAIAGDGGFQMTMAELATIAQEQLDIKIGIINNGYLGMVRQWQEFFYERRYAATPLLSPDFVALAGAYGVPGVTVSRRSEVSRAVEAARAHRGAMLVDFRVEQEDTVYPMVPAGAALHDMIRRPSPIAETGADPD from the coding sequence ATGACGGATTCTGGCCAACGCCGCACCGGCGCGCAGATTCTCTGGGAGTGCGTCGTACGCGAAGGCGTGCGCGACGTGTTCGGCTATCCCGGCGGCGCCATCCTCCCGGCGTACGACGCGATGCTGGAGTTCCCCATCCGGCACGTGCGCGTGCGCCACGAGCAGGGGGCGACGCACATGGCGGACGGCTACGCGCGCGCGTCGGGCCGCGTGGGGGTCGCGGTCGCGACGTCCGGGCCGGGCGCGACCAACATGGTGACCGGCATCGCGACGGCGATGATGGACTCCTCGCCGATCGTGTGCATCACCGGGCAGGTCGGCAGCCGGCTGATTGGCACCGACGCGTTCCAGGAAACCGACATCACCGGCGTCACGCTCCCGATCACGAAGCACAACTACCTCGTGACGCGTCCGGAAGACGTCGCGCCCGCCGTGCGCGAGGCGTTTCACGTGGCGCGATCCGGACGGCCGGGGCCGGTGCTGGTCGACATCACCAAGGACGCGCAGCAGGGATCGTGCGCGTTCGACTACGACGCGGCGGCCCCTGCGCGCGCGCGCCGGCCGGTTCCGCGGCCGTGCGCCGACGAGATTGCGGCGGCGCTCGCGCTCATCAACGCGGCGGAACGGCCGGTGATCCTCGCCGGGAACGGCGTCATCCAGTCGGGCACGTCGAGCGCGCTCCGGGCGCTGGCCGAGCGCGCGCAGGTTCCGGTCGCCGCGACGCTGCTCGGCCTCGGCGGGTTCCCCGCCTCGCACCCGCTCAGCCTCGGCATGATGGGCATGCACGGCGAGGCGTGGGTGAACACCGCGATCCAGGAATCGGATCTGCTCATTGCGCTCGGGATGCGGTTCGACGATCGCGTGACCGGCAACATCCGGACGTACGCCACCGGCGCGCGGAAGATTCACGTCGAGATCGATCCCGCCGAGGTGAACAAGAACGTCAAGGTGGACCTCGCCCTGGTCGGCGACCTGCGCGACGTGCTCGACGATCTGCTGCCCGGCATCGCGCCGCCGCCGCCGGGCCGCCGCGCCTGGCTGGCGCGTATCCGCGATCTCAAGGGAGACTCGGCCGTCCTCGACATCCAGAACCTGCCGGACAACGGCCATCTGTACGCCGCGCACGTGATTCACGACCTGTGGCGCGCCACCGGCGGTCGCGCGCTCGTCGTCACCGACGTCGGCCAGCACCAGATGTGGGAGGCGCAGTACTACCACCACGACTCGCCGCGCTCCCTGATCACGTCGGGCGGGCTGGGCACGATGGGATTCGCGCTGCCGGCCGCGATCGGCGCCAAGCTGGCGCGGCCCGACGCCGAGGTCTGGGCGATCGCCGGCGATGGCGGCTTCCAGATGACGATGGCGGAGCTGGCGACGATCGCGCAGGAGCAGCTCGACATCAAGATCGGCATCATCAACAACGGGTATCTCGGGATGGTGCGGCAGTGGCAGGAGTTCTTCTACGAGCGCCGGTATGCGGCGACGCCGCTGCTCAGCCCGGACTTCGTGGCGCTGGCCGGGGCGTACGGCGTGCCCGGGGTCACGGTCAGCCGGCGCTCCGAGGTGAGCCGCGCGGTTGAAGCCGCGCGCGCGCACCGCGGCGCGATGCTCGTCGACTTCCGCGTGGAGCAGGAGGACACCGTCTACCCGATGGTGCCTGCCGGCGCGGCACTGCACGACATGATCCGGCGCCCGAGCCCGATCGCGGAAACGGGCGCCGACCCGGACTAG
- a CDS encoding IscS subfamily cysteine desulfurase, with product MKRPVYLDYHATTPVDRRVCDAMLPYFCETFGNAASKTHPYGWDAADAVQLAREQVARLVGVSAKEICFTSGGTEANNLAVQGAARANRARGNHIVTACTEHSSVIDTARHLEEEGFRVTVLPVGADGLIDLNRLEDALDDRTLLVSVMAGNNEIGVLQPIREAAAIAAKRGVPFHTDAVQAAGKVPFDVAALGVDLASMSAHKMYGPKGIGALVVRRRKPGIEIEAMMHGGRHEQGLRSGTLNVPGIVGFGRAAEICAAELETEAPRLASLRDRLLGRLRELGGVTVNGSLERRLPHNLNVAFAGVEPEALLMSLGDLAISTGSACASASAAPSHVLTALGLGDDLARASLRFGLGRFTTEEEIDFAADRVANAVRQLREKAARLGVAR from the coding sequence GTGAAGCGTCCCGTCTATCTCGACTACCACGCCACCACGCCGGTCGACCGTCGCGTCTGCGACGCGATGCTTCCGTACTTCTGCGAGACGTTCGGCAACGCCGCTTCGAAGACGCACCCCTATGGGTGGGATGCGGCCGATGCCGTGCAGCTCGCCCGCGAGCAGGTGGCGCGGCTCGTGGGCGTCAGCGCGAAAGAGATCTGCTTCACCAGCGGCGGCACCGAGGCGAACAATCTCGCGGTGCAGGGGGCGGCCCGCGCGAACCGCGCGCGCGGCAATCACATCGTGACCGCGTGCACCGAGCACAGCTCGGTGATCGACACGGCCCGGCACCTGGAAGAAGAAGGGTTTCGCGTCACCGTCCTTCCGGTCGGCGCCGACGGCCTGATCGACTTGAACCGGCTCGAGGACGCGCTCGACGATCGCACGCTGCTCGTCAGCGTGATGGCCGGGAACAACGAGATCGGCGTGCTGCAGCCGATTCGCGAAGCGGCCGCGATTGCCGCGAAACGCGGCGTGCCGTTTCACACCGACGCGGTGCAGGCCGCGGGCAAGGTTCCGTTCGACGTCGCGGCGCTCGGCGTCGATCTCGCGTCGATGTCGGCGCACAAGATGTACGGCCCGAAGGGAATCGGCGCGCTGGTGGTGCGCCGGCGCAAGCCTGGCATCGAGATCGAGGCGATGATGCACGGCGGCCGCCACGAGCAGGGACTGCGATCGGGCACGCTCAACGTTCCGGGGATCGTCGGATTCGGCCGGGCGGCGGAGATCTGCGCGGCGGAGCTCGAGACGGAGGCCCCCCGGCTGGCCTCGCTGCGCGACCGCCTGCTCGGCCGCCTGCGCGAGCTGGGCGGCGTCACCGTGAACGGATCGCTGGAACGCCGATTGCCACATAATCTGAACGTCGCGTTCGCGGGGGTCGAGCCGGAGGCGCTGCTCATGAGTCTCGGCGATCTTGCGATCTCGACCGGATCCGCGTGCGCTTCGGCAAGCGCGGCCCCTTCGCACGTGCTGACCGCGCTGGGACTCGGCGACGACCTGGCGCGGGCATCACTCCGCTTCGGTCTCGGCCGGTTTACGACCGAAGAGGAGATCGACTTTGCCGCCGACCGGGTCGCCAACGCCGTGCGGCAGCTCAGGGAAAAGGCCGCGCGGCTCGGCGTCGCGCGCTGA
- the ilvD gene encoding dihydroxy-acid dehydratase codes for MDHPRSRTVTQGAHRAPARAMLKAIGFTDDDLRRPLIGIANTWTEIGPCNFHLRDLAVAVKEGVRAAGGTPMEFNTVSISDGITMGTEGMRTSLVSREVIADSIELVARGNQLDGVVALVGCDKTIPGAVMALARLDVPGLVLYGGSIAPGRVDGRDVTVQDVFEAVGAHAAGRIDAAALRRIEDGACPGAGACGGQFTANTMATVCEFLGISPMGSGSVPAVDSAKAGVARDAGRLVMKLVADGPRPRQVITAASIENAIASIATTGGSTNGVLHLLAIAREAGLALDLDAFDRISARVPLLADLKPGGRFVATDLHRAGGTRLLAERLRQAGLLHENAITVSGRTIGEEASAAEETPGQLVVRPVDRPIAESGGLAILRGNLAPDGCVVKLAGHSLRRHAGPARVFDSEEAAFEAVQRGAIRAGDVVVIRYEGPRGGPGMREMLAVTAAIVGAGLADSVALVTDGRFSGATHGLMAGHVAPEAASGGPIAAVEDGDTVAFDVPARQLRVEVSDTTLADRLSRWTAPAPRYATGVLAKYSRLVASASAGAVTG; via the coding sequence ATGGACCACCCGCGCAGCCGCACCGTCACGCAGGGCGCGCACCGTGCACCCGCGCGCGCCATGCTGAAGGCCATCGGCTTCACAGACGATGACCTGCGGCGCCCCCTCATCGGCATCGCCAACACCTGGACCGAAATCGGACCGTGCAACTTCCACCTCCGCGATCTCGCCGTCGCGGTGAAGGAAGGGGTGCGCGCGGCCGGCGGCACGCCGATGGAGTTCAACACGGTTTCGATCTCCGACGGCATCACGATGGGCACCGAGGGCATGCGCACGTCGCTCGTGAGCCGCGAGGTGATTGCGGACTCGATCGAGCTGGTCGCGCGCGGCAATCAGCTGGACGGTGTCGTCGCGCTCGTCGGCTGCGACAAGACGATCCCGGGTGCGGTGATGGCGCTCGCGCGCCTGGATGTTCCCGGCCTGGTGCTCTACGGCGGCTCCATTGCGCCGGGCCGCGTGGACGGCCGCGACGTGACGGTGCAGGACGTCTTCGAGGCCGTGGGCGCGCACGCGGCCGGCCGGATCGACGCCGCGGCGCTGCGGCGGATCGAGGATGGCGCCTGTCCCGGCGCCGGCGCGTGTGGCGGGCAGTTCACCGCGAACACGATGGCCACCGTCTGCGAGTTCCTGGGCATCTCGCCGATGGGCAGCGGCTCGGTGCCGGCCGTCGACTCCGCGAAGGCGGGCGTGGCCCGCGATGCCGGGCGCCTCGTGATGAAGCTGGTGGCCGACGGCCCGCGGCCGCGGCAGGTCATCACGGCGGCATCCATTGAAAACGCGATCGCATCCATCGCCACCACCGGCGGATCGACGAACGGCGTGCTGCACCTGCTCGCGATCGCGCGTGAAGCGGGGCTCGCGCTCGATCTCGACGCCTTCGATCGCATCAGCGCGCGCGTGCCGCTGCTCGCGGACCTCAAGCCGGGCGGCCGGTTTGTCGCCACCGATCTGCATCGTGCGGGGGGCACGCGGCTCCTCGCCGAGCGCCTGCGCCAGGCGGGGCTGCTGCACGAGAACGCGATCACCGTGTCGGGGCGCACGATTGGCGAAGAGGCGAGCGCCGCCGAGGAAACGCCGGGGCAGCTCGTCGTCCGGCCGGTCGATCGCCCGATCGCTGAATCCGGCGGCCTGGCGATCCTGCGCGGGAATCTCGCGCCGGACGGGTGCGTCGTCAAGCTCGCGGGGCACTCGCTTCGGCGCCACGCGGGGCCGGCGCGCGTGTTCGACAGCGAAGAGGCCGCGTTCGAGGCGGTGCAGCGCGGCGCCATTCGCGCCGGTGACGTTGTCGTCATCCGGTACGAGGGGCCGCGCGGCGGGCCCGGCATGCGGGAGATGCTCGCGGTGACGGCGGCGATCGTCGGTGCGGGCCTCGCCGACTCGGTGGCGCTCGTCACCGACGGCCGGTTCTCCGGCGCGACGCACGGCCTGATGGCGGGGCATGTCGCCCCGGAAGCGGCCAGCGGCGGGCCGATCGCCGCGGTCGAAGACGGCGACACCGTCGCGTTCGACGTGCCCGCGCGCCAGCTTCGCGTCGAGGTGAGCGACACCACGCTCGCCGACCGCCTGTCGCGGTGGACCGCCCCTGCTCCCCGCTATGCGACCGGCGTGCTCGCGAAGTACAGCCGCCTGGTGGCCTCGGCGTCCGCCGGAGCGGTGACGGGATAA
- a CDS encoding ABC transporter substrate-binding protein, which produces MKIVVAHSPDSDDAFMFYGLASGAIGSDTYEIGQVLSDIESLNRAAFQGRYEVTAVSFHAYAHLFDTYALLPHGASMGDRYGPVLVTRRGGPSSLDGVKVAIPGTLTTAFLALRLYRPDVEYDVMPFDEIQNAVRDGRAQAGLLIHEGQLTYAEEGLQKIVDLGEWWADRTGGLPLPLGGNVIRRDLGAEAIREVSRLLHDSIAYALAHRQDAVTYAQRFGRGLDTQRTDRFVGMYVNDLTLDYGDRGRAAVKRLFEESFDKGLIPKRVPVEFV; this is translated from the coding sequence ATGAAAATCGTGGTGGCCCACAGCCCTGATTCCGACGACGCGTTCATGTTCTACGGCCTGGCGAGCGGAGCGATCGGATCCGACACGTACGAAATCGGCCAGGTCCTGTCCGACATCGAGTCGCTGAATCGCGCGGCGTTCCAGGGACGCTACGAGGTCACGGCGGTCTCCTTCCACGCGTACGCGCACCTCTTCGACACGTACGCGCTGCTGCCGCACGGCGCGAGCATGGGCGATCGGTACGGCCCCGTGCTCGTGACGCGCCGCGGCGGCCCCTCTTCGCTCGACGGTGTGAAGGTGGCGATCCCGGGCACGCTGACGACCGCGTTTCTCGCCCTGCGCCTGTATCGCCCGGACGTCGAGTACGACGTCATGCCATTCGATGAGATCCAGAACGCGGTGCGCGACGGCCGCGCGCAGGCCGGGCTGCTGATCCACGAGGGGCAGCTTACCTACGCCGAAGAGGGGCTGCAGAAGATCGTGGACCTCGGCGAGTGGTGGGCGGACCGGACCGGCGGGCTGCCGCTGCCGCTCGGCGGAAACGTGATCCGTCGAGACCTCGGGGCGGAGGCGATCCGCGAAGTCTCCCGCCTGCTGCACGACAGCATCGCGTACGCGCTCGCGCACCGGCAGGACGCGGTGACCTACGCGCAGCGGTTCGGGCGCGGCCTCGACACGCAGCGGACCGATCGCTTCGTGGGGATGTACGTCAACGATCTCACGCTGGACTACGGCGACCGCGGCCGCGCGGCGGTGAAGCGCTTGTTCGAGGAGTCGTTCGACAAGGGCCTCATCCCGAAGCGGGTGCCGGTCGAGTTCGTGTGA
- a CDS encoding DUF59 domain-containing protein: MKNLPVIPDHFDIPGTDSLPSDSIADIVPDPGKIAELQPPIVDALKTVFDPEIPVNIHELGLIYDIVVDRDANAGIRMTLTAPACPAAQSLPVEVRNKVAAVPGVRSARVEIVWEPAWTKDRMSDTAKLQLGLW; encoded by the coding sequence ATGAAGAACCTGCCCGTGATTCCAGATCACTTCGACATACCCGGTACCGACTCGCTTCCGAGTGACTCCATCGCGGACATCGTGCCCGATCCCGGGAAAATCGCGGAACTGCAACCGCCGATTGTGGATGCCTTGAAGACCGTGTTCGACCCCGAGATCCCCGTCAATATCCACGAGCTGGGGCTGATTTACGACATCGTCGTCGACAGGGACGCGAACGCGGGCATCCGCATGACACTCACCGCGCCGGCCTGCCCGGCGGCGCAGTCCCTCCCGGTGGAGGTCCGCAACAAGGTGGCCGCGGTTCCCGGCGTCCGGAGCGCCCGCGTGGAGATCGTCTGGGAGCCGGCGTGGACCAAGGACCGGATGAGCGACACGGCAAAATTGCAGCTCGGGCTCTGGTAG
- a CDS encoding branched-chain amino acid transaminase — protein MRSAHVWMDGRLVPPEQATVPVLTPALHYGVAVFEGIRCYATRRGPAVFRLQEHMARLADSAAILGFRELGYTPAELAQATHETILASGFEECYIRPLVYLADGGWNLTVDTGVPRCTIAVWRWDTYLGADALEQGVRANISSFTRLHPNVAMTKAKISGNYVNSVLAKTESVRLGFDEAILLDPQGYVAECTGENIFVVNRGRLLTPPTSAILEGLTRDAIITLAGDAGLPVVEQPVSRDDLYRADEIFVCGTAAEVIGLREVDFRRIGSGRTGPITRQLQQAYHAVVRGEHPRSEEWLAYVRSGAEAESQVVG, from the coding sequence ATGCGGTCCGCGCATGTCTGGATGGACGGACGGCTGGTGCCTCCCGAGCAGGCGACCGTCCCCGTGCTCACGCCCGCCCTGCACTACGGCGTTGCCGTGTTCGAGGGCATCCGCTGCTACGCCACGCGGCGGGGTCCCGCGGTGTTCCGGCTGCAGGAACACATGGCGCGGCTCGCCGACTCGGCCGCGATCCTCGGCTTCCGCGAGCTGGGCTACACGCCCGCGGAGCTGGCGCAGGCCACGCACGAGACGATCCTCGCCAGCGGTTTCGAGGAATGCTACATTCGCCCGCTCGTCTACCTGGCCGACGGCGGCTGGAACCTGACGGTCGATACCGGCGTGCCGCGCTGCACCATTGCCGTGTGGCGCTGGGATACGTATCTCGGCGCGGACGCGCTCGAGCAGGGGGTCCGGGCGAACATCTCGTCGTTCACGCGGCTGCATCCCAACGTCGCGATGACGAAGGCCAAGATCTCGGGCAACTACGTGAACTCGGTGCTCGCGAAGACCGAGTCGGTCAGGCTCGGCTTCGACGAGGCGATCCTGCTGGATCCGCAAGGTTACGTGGCGGAGTGCACCGGCGAAAACATCTTCGTCGTCAACCGCGGCCGCCTGCTCACGCCGCCGACCTCGGCGATTCTCGAGGGCCTGACGCGCGACGCGATCATCACGCTCGCCGGCGACGCCGGCCTGCCCGTGGTGGAGCAGCCGGTGAGCCGCGACGATCTGTACCGCGCCGACGAGATCTTCGTCTGTGGCACCGCGGCGGAGGTGATCGGCCTTCGCGAGGTGGACTTCCGTCGCATCGGATCAGGCCGGACGGGGCCCATCACGCGGCAGCTCCAGCAGGCGTATCACGCGGTGGTCCGCGGTGAGCACCCGCGCTCCGAAGAGTGGCTCGCGTACGTCCGTTCCGGCGCGGAGGCTGAATCGCAAGTCGTGGGATAA
- a CDS encoding iron ABC transporter permease — MTRARLLRVCVLFGVPAAIVCVLAPTLGSVQVSLPRALDASIPFERNIDAQILFVARLPRLLAGIVVGAALATAGVVFQGLLRNPLATPFTLGVSSGAALGAMLAITFHWTVATGPFSAVPLASFAGSLVAVLVVYALAAARARRGLSTNVLLLAGVTLNAFFSALILFIQYFADFADAFRAIRWLMGDLDVGSYQPIVAALPLLAIAGLAFAWLPKALNVLTLGPDAAEARGVSVTGAQRVAFFSASLATGAAVSIGGPIGFIGIIVPHLVRLMVGADHRVVMLASAMFGAAFLVACDTIARTIIAPIELPVGVVTALIGGPFFLWLLISKR; from the coding sequence ATGACCCGGGCGCGGCTGCTGCGGGTGTGCGTGCTGTTCGGCGTGCCTGCCGCGATCGTGTGCGTGCTCGCGCCGACCCTGGGCAGCGTGCAGGTGAGCCTGCCGCGCGCGCTCGACGCGTCGATCCCCTTCGAGCGCAACATTGACGCGCAGATCCTGTTTGTCGCCAGGCTTCCGCGCCTCCTCGCCGGCATCGTCGTCGGCGCGGCGCTCGCCACCGCGGGCGTGGTGTTCCAGGGGCTGCTGCGAAATCCGCTGGCAACGCCGTTCACTTTGGGGGTGTCTTCCGGCGCGGCGCTGGGCGCCATGCTCGCGATCACGTTTCACTGGACGGTCGCGACGGGACCGTTCTCCGCCGTGCCCCTCGCGAGCTTTGCCGGCTCCCTGGTGGCGGTCCTGGTCGTGTACGCGCTGGCGGCCGCGCGCGCGCGCCGCGGCCTCTCCACCAACGTGCTGCTGCTCGCGGGGGTGACGCTCAACGCGTTCTTCTCCGCGCTGATCCTGTTCATCCAGTACTTCGCGGACTTCGCCGACGCGTTTCGCGCCATTCGCTGGCTGATGGGGGACCTCGACGTCGGCAGCTACCAGCCGATCGTGGCGGCGCTGCCCCTGCTGGCGATCGCGGGCCTCGCGTTCGCGTGGCTGCCGAAGGCGCTGAACGTGCTGACGCTCGGGCCGGATGCCGCCGAGGCCCGCGGCGTCAGCGTCACCGGCGCGCAGCGCGTCGCGTTCTTCAGCGCGTCGCTCGCGACCGGGGCGGCTGTGTCGATCGGCGGCCCGATCGGCTTTATCGGGATCATCGTGCCGCACCTGGTGCGGCTCATGGTCGGCGCCGACCACCGGGTCGTGATGCTCGCGTCGGCCATGTTCGGCGCCGCGTTTCTCGTGGCCTGCGACACCATCGCGCGCACCATCATCGCGCCGATTGAACTGCCCGTCGGCGTTGTCACCGCGCTCATCGGAGGCCCGTTCTTCCTGTGGCTGCTCATCTCCAAGCGGTAG
- a CDS encoding ABC transporter substrate-binding protein: protein MAAHLQAVARAARSLGTLVAISYLAFGYLASGTWYLVPVSAQPAPRRVVSLVPNVTEMIFAIGAGDRLVGVSSFDAYPPDVNRIARVGGLLDPDLERIFALRPALAVIYGSQQDLRRQLERAGIATYAYRHGGVADVPRTMRELGVRLGVRESAERAAASLESGLHAVRARVAGRPRPRVMLVFGREKGALRSIYASGGRGFLHDLVEIAGGDDVFADIDRESVQATVELVLGRSPEVIVEIHGGEVLSEAAAAREAQVWSALAGLPAVRRQRVHVLSGQELVTAGPRLVRAAERLARAIHPEAHGR from the coding sequence GTGGCTGCTCATCTCCAAGCGGTAGCGCGCGCCGCCCGCTCGCTCGGCACGCTCGTCGCGATTTCGTACCTGGCCTTTGGGTACCTGGCCTCTGGTACCTGGTACCTGGTACCTGTATCCGCGCAGCCGGCCCCCCGCCGCGTCGTCTCCCTCGTCCCCAACGTCACGGAGATGATCTTCGCCATCGGCGCCGGCGATCGCCTGGTGGGCGTCTCCAGCTTCGATGCGTATCCGCCGGACGTGAACCGGATCGCCCGCGTCGGCGGGCTGCTGGACCCGGACCTCGAGCGCATCTTCGCGCTGCGCCCGGCGCTGGCCGTCATCTACGGCTCGCAGCAGGACCTGCGGCGGCAGCTCGAGCGCGCGGGCATTGCCACCTACGCGTACCGGCACGGCGGCGTCGCTGACGTGCCGCGGACGATGCGCGAGCTGGGCGTCAGGCTCGGCGTGCGAGAGTCCGCGGAGCGCGCCGCCGCGAGCCTCGAGTCGGGGCTGCACGCCGTGCGGGCGCGCGTGGCGGGGCGCCCGCGCCCGCGCGTGATGCTGGTGTTCGGCCGCGAGAAGGGGGCGCTGCGATCGATTTACGCGAGCGGAGGCCGCGGCTTTCTGCACGACCTGGTGGAGATTGCCGGTGGCGATGATGTCTTTGCGGATATCGATCGCGAATCGGTGCAGGCCACGGTGGAGCTCGTCCTCGGACGGTCGCCGGAGGTCATCGTGGAGATCCACGGCGGCGAAGTGCTGAGCGAGGCGGCTGCGGCGCGCGAAGCGCAGGTGTGGTCGGCGCTCGCCGGCCTCCCGGCGGTGCGCCGCCAGCGCGTCCACGTCCTCTCGGGCCAGGAGCTCGTCACCGCCGGCCCGCGGCTGGTGCGGGCCGCCGAGCGCCTCGCGCGCGCGATCCATCCCGAGGCGCACGGTCGCTGA
- the ilvN gene encoding acetolactate synthase small subunit: protein MAVTLSVHVEDKPGSLDRVASLIRRRAFNIISLAVGRSEQPDVSRMTIVVDTDADGARRIEANLYKLLNVLQVQNITTSPSIVRDMALVKVAATEQTRSSVVQLAEVFRARIVDVAPDSLVIEITGTEDKVDGLVEVLRPYGVLELVRTGRIAIARGARPAARAEGPRQLPGQAPVETPGISCSV, encoded by the coding sequence GTGGCTGTCACGCTGTCCGTTCACGTCGAAGACAAACCCGGATCGCTCGATCGCGTGGCGTCGCTGATCCGGCGGCGCGCGTTCAACATCATCTCGCTGGCCGTCGGCCGCTCCGAGCAGCCCGACGTCTCGCGGATGACGATCGTCGTGGACACGGACGCGGACGGCGCGAGGCGGATCGAAGCCAACCTGTACAAGCTCCTCAACGTGCTGCAGGTGCAGAACATCACGACCTCGCCGTCGATCGTGCGCGACATGGCCCTCGTCAAGGTTGCCGCCACCGAGCAGACGCGATCGTCCGTCGTCCAGCTCGCCGAGGTGTTCCGGGCGCGCATCGTGGACGTGGCGCCCGACTCGCTGGTGATCGAGATCACCGGGACGGAAGACAAGGTGGACGGGCTCGTGGAGGTGCTGCGGCCGTACGGCGTGCTGGAGCTGGTGAGAACCGGGCGGATCGCGATCGCGCGCGGCGCGCGCCCGGCGGCACGGGCGGAGGGGCCGCGCCAGCTGCCCGGCCAGGCGCCGGTTGAGACGCCCGGCATCTCGTGTTCAGTGTAG